A genomic stretch from Desulfotignum balticum DSM 7044 includes:
- a CDS encoding carbohydrate ABC transporter permease has product MTRILDTFQAYLEITAAWVLALLWISPLVYAFWAAFHPGAYAVNFTLGAPLTLDNFAEALSRAPFLRYAVNTVVLVTLILSCQLLLCTLAAYAFARFDFPGRQVVFALVLIQLMITPEILIVENYVTLSRFRLVDTITGIGLPYMASAFGIFLLRQAFKSTPRELEDAARLEGCGTLGVMWRVYVPLARPTYLAYALVSVSHHWNNFLWPLIITNSVETRPLTVGLGIFGAPESGVNWSIVSAATLLSVAPLLIAFLLFQRQFVQSFMYAGIK; this is encoded by the coding sequence ATGACACGCATTCTGGACACTTTTCAAGCGTACCTGGAGATCACGGCAGCTTGGGTGCTGGCCCTGCTCTGGATCTCTCCGCTGGTCTATGCTTTCTGGGCCGCGTTTCATCCCGGGGCCTATGCCGTCAATTTCACGCTGGGCGCTCCCCTGACCCTGGACAATTTTGCCGAGGCCCTGTCCCGAGCTCCTTTTTTGCGGTATGCCGTCAATACTGTGGTTCTGGTGACCCTGATCCTGTCCTGCCAGCTTTTGCTATGCACCCTGGCTGCCTATGCCTTTGCCCGGTTTGATTTTCCGGGGCGGCAGGTGGTATTTGCCCTGGTGCTAATCCAGCTGATGATCACCCCGGAAATTCTCATCGTGGAAAATTACGTCACCCTGTCCCGCTTCCGGCTGGTGGACACCATCACCGGCATCGGCCTGCCCTACATGGCCAGTGCCTTTGGTATTTTCCTGCTGCGACAGGCATTCAAATCTACTCCCAGAGAACTGGAAGATGCGGCCCGCCTGGAAGGGTGCGGCACCCTGGGGGTGATGTGGCGGGTATATGTGCCCCTGGCCCGGCCCACATACCTGGCCTATGCCCTGGTATCGGTGAGCCACCACTGGAACAATTTTCTGTGGCCCCTGATCATCACCAATTCAGTGGAGACCCGTCCTTTGACCGTGGGCCTGGGTATTTTCGGGGCCCCGGAATCCGGGGTCAACTGGTCCATTGTATCGGCCGCCACCCTGCTGTCCGTGGCCCCGCTGCTCATCGCATTTCTTCTGTTTCAGCGCCAGTTTGTGCAGTCCTTCATGTATGCGGGTATTAAATGA
- a CDS encoding tyrosine-type recombinase/integrase: protein MKAIHDRDLANGHGAVYLPEALERKYPNAGRKWAWQYVFPAGKLSVDPGSGIVRRHHVGQQVLQRAMKAALKKTDIAKAASVHTLRHSFATRLLQSGYDIRTVQNLLGHKDLNTTMIYTHILKRGPGGVMSPAEFLR from the coding sequence GTGAAAGCGATACATGACCGGGACCTTGCCAATGGGCATGGTGCTGTTTATCTGCCGGAAGCCCTGGAACGAAAATATCCCAATGCCGGCAGAAAATGGGCATGGCAGTATGTATTCCCTGCCGGTAAACTTTCGGTCGACCCGGGAAGCGGCATCGTCCGTCGTCATCATGTCGGCCAGCAGGTATTGCAGCGGGCCATGAAAGCCGCTCTGAAAAAGACGGACATCGCCAAGGCGGCGAGCGTTCACACTCTTCGCCACTCGTTTGCCACGCGCCTGCTTCAGTCCGGATATGATATCCGCACCGTCCAGAATCTTCTGGGCCACAAAGATCTGAATACGACCATGATCTACACCCATATATTGAAGCGGGGTCCCGGCGGGGTCATGAGCCCGGCTGAATTTTTGAGGTGA
- a CDS encoding Arc family DNA-binding protein — protein sequence MPNITIREIPDVLYQDIKKMAEEERRSINSQIIYNLSQYVKNEKSTEQRLAEVRKLRQAINVKDFHPTQEQLKEMVEEGRP from the coding sequence ATGCCAAATATAACCATCCGGGAAATTCCTGATGTTTTATACCAGGATATTAAAAAAATGGCGGAGGAGGAACGAAGGTCCATCAACAGCCAGATCATATACAACCTTTCTCAATATGTGAAAAATGAAAAATCCACAGAACAGAGACTGGCGGAGGTACGAAAATTGCGGCAGGCCATAAACGTTAAAGATTTCCACCCCACACAGGAACAATTGAAAGAAATGGTTGAGGAGGGCAGGCCGTGA
- a CDS encoding ABC transporter substrate-binding protein translates to MRQKMHLTVMGLLLTVCLMAGTAAAKQTELTMYYPVAVGGPLTQVIDGMVDEFMAENPGIKVNAIYAGNYNDARIKALAALKSGRPAQLSVLFSIDIYELIEQDAIVAFDDVVQTAEEKAWLDSFHPTLMENGKTGGKTWGIPFQRSTIVMYYNKDLFKQAGLDPEQPPATWDEMVSMGKQLTASDRWGIMIPSTGYPYWMFGALAMQNGQVLMNGDGNATYFDHPAVIEALQFWKDLGGKHGVMPAGTIEWGTLRQNFLEGKTAMMWHSTGNLTAVKDNADFDFGVAMLPASKRRGTPTGGGNFYIFKQTAPDERRAAMQLIKFMTGPENSARWSMKTGYMGVSPAAYNTEALKDYVSEFPYAAVARDQLDYATAELSTYQTGRIRKTLDDAIQAALTGAKAPEAALKEAQGVADRLLKPYR, encoded by the coding sequence ATGCGTCAAAAAATGCATTTGACGGTGATGGGGCTCCTGCTGACTGTCTGCCTTATGGCAGGCACGGCAGCGGCCAAACAAACGGAACTGACCATGTATTATCCTGTGGCGGTGGGCGGGCCCCTGACCCAGGTGATCGACGGCATGGTGGATGAATTCATGGCCGAAAATCCCGGTATCAAGGTCAACGCCATTTATGCCGGTAACTACAATGATGCCCGCATCAAGGCTTTGGCAGCCCTGAAAAGCGGCCGACCGGCCCAGCTGTCCGTGCTGTTTTCCATTGATATCTATGAACTGATCGAACAGGATGCCATTGTGGCCTTTGATGATGTGGTCCAGACGGCCGAGGAAAAAGCGTGGCTGGATTCGTTTCATCCCACCCTCATGGAAAACGGAAAAACCGGGGGAAAGACCTGGGGAATCCCGTTCCAGCGGTCCACCATTGTAATGTACTACAACAAGGACCTGTTCAAGCAGGCCGGTCTGGATCCGGAACAGCCCCCGGCCACCTGGGACGAGATGGTGTCCATGGGCAAACAACTCACCGCGTCTGACCGGTGGGGAATCATGATCCCGTCCACGGGCTACCCCTACTGGATGTTCGGGGCTTTGGCCATGCAGAACGGACAGGTGCTCATGAACGGAGACGGCAATGCGACCTATTTTGACCACCCGGCCGTCATCGAAGCCCTGCAGTTCTGGAAGGATCTGGGGGGCAAACACGGGGTGATGCCCGCCGGCACCATCGAATGGGGCACCCTGCGCCAGAACTTTCTGGAGGGGAAAACCGCCATGATGTGGCACTCCACCGGCAACCTGACTGCAGTCAAAGACAATGCAGATTTTGACTTCGGTGTGGCCATGCTGCCGGCCAGCAAACGGCGGGGCACGCCCACGGGCGGCGGCAACTTCTATATCTTCAAGCAGACCGCACCGGATGAACGCAGGGCCGCCATGCAGCTGATCAAATTCATGACCGGCCCGGAAAATTCCGCCCGATGGTCCATGAAAACCGGCTATATGGGGGTCAGTCCGGCAGCTTACAATACTGAGGCACTCAAAGACTATGTCTCAGAATTCCCCTATGCCGCCGTGGCCAGGGACCAGCTGGATTATGCCACGGCTGAACTGTCCACCTATCAGACCGGCCGGATCAGAAAAACTCTGGATGATGCCATCCAGGCGGCATTGACCGGCGCCAAGGCACCGGAAGCCGCCCTCAAGGAAGCCCAGGGGGTGGCCGACCGGCTCCTGAAACCTTACCGTTAA
- a CDS encoding ATP-binding cassette domain-containing protein, whose product MIKRVHFSSSFLPYLLVLPQVLITLVFFIWPASQATQILVYKIYNDGFIGLDLGGSAGQSVILMAIVIGFPLWITFVAASHDMVRMAQALFQGVGNAREQPVWIMLFNSLIMALSIAFGKIVISILSAFAIVYFDFRFRMFFFWMIFITLMLPVEVRIIPTFAVVADLGMLNTLLAQLPPVLVVVGPSGCGKSTLLRMIAGLEQVSGGKIRINGHTVNTIEPKDRDIAMVFQNYALYPHMSVFNNMAYCLKLRKVSKVQIRDRVNRAAWLLQLEDLLDRKPRELSGGQRQRVAMGRAIVRKPSVFLFDEPLSNLDAKLRASRRVELKKLHATLKTTMIYVTHDQVEAMTLTDRILVMNQGRIEQLGTPDQVFFQPETLFTAKFIGSPEINLLAGDLTGPHLRLNDLSKPHLDRGTDLKGRIQEKGSALPLSFEPAVTGPCVCGIRPEHLFVVDGSVTPDIRFSG is encoded by the coding sequence ATGATCAAGCGGGTCCATTTTTCTTCTTCTTTTCTTCCGTATCTGCTGGTGCTGCCCCAGGTGCTCATCACCCTGGTGTTTTTTATCTGGCCCGCATCCCAGGCCACCCAGATTCTGGTGTACAAGATTTACAATGATGGATTCATCGGCCTGGACCTGGGGGGATCGGCTGGTCAGTCTGTGATTCTCATGGCCATTGTCATCGGGTTTCCGTTGTGGATCACTTTTGTGGCGGCCAGCCACGACATGGTCCGCATGGCCCAGGCCCTGTTCCAGGGCGTAGGAAATGCCCGGGAACAGCCGGTATGGATCATGCTGTTCAACAGCCTGATCATGGCCTTGTCCATTGCATTCGGAAAAATTGTCATCTCCATTTTATCCGCATTTGCCATTGTGTATTTTGATTTCAGGTTCCGGATGTTTTTTTTCTGGATGATCTTTATCACCCTGATGCTGCCGGTGGAGGTTCGCATCATACCCACTTTTGCGGTGGTGGCCGACCTGGGAATGCTCAACACCCTGCTGGCCCAGCTGCCGCCCGTACTGGTGGTGGTGGGCCCGTCCGGGTGCGGCAAATCCACCCTGCTGCGGATGATCGCGGGCCTTGAGCAGGTATCCGGCGGAAAAATCCGCATCAACGGTCATACGGTCAACACCATCGAACCCAAAGACCGGGATATTGCCATGGTGTTCCAGAACTATGCATTGTATCCCCACATGAGTGTGTTCAACAACATGGCCTACTGCCTGAAATTGAGGAAAGTGTCAAAGGTGCAGATCCGGGATCGGGTGAATCGCGCTGCCTGGCTGCTGCAGCTGGAGGATTTGCTGGACCGCAAACCCAGGGAACTGTCCGGGGGGCAGCGCCAGCGGGTGGCCATGGGCCGGGCCATCGTGCGCAAGCCATCCGTGTTTCTGTTTGACGAACCCTTGTCCAACCTGGATGCCAAGCTCCGGGCATCCAGGCGGGTGGAGTTGAAAAAACTGCATGCGACCCTGAAAACCACCATGATCTATGTGACCCATGATCAGGTGGAAGCCATGACCCTGACGGATCGGATACTGGTCATGAATCAGGGCCGGATCGAACAGCTCGGCACCCCGGACCAGGTGTTTTTTCAGCCTGAGACCCTGTTTACGGCAAAATTTATCGGGTCCCCTGAAATCAACCTCCTGGCCGGGGATCTCACCGGACCCCACCTGCGGCTTAATGATCTGTCGAAGCCGCACCTGGACCGGGGAACGGATCTGAAGGGACGGATCCAGGAGAAAGGTTCGGCTCTGCCGCTGTCCTTTGAACCGGCTGTAACCGGCCCCTGTGTGTGCGGAATCCGGCCGGAGCACCTGTTTGTGGTGGACGGGTCTGTCACTCCGGATATCCGGTTTTCCGGGTAG
- a CDS encoding ABC transporter ATP-binding protein, whose product MSRIEIRNLTKSWGPVKGVDQVSFAIPEKSLTVLLGPSGCGKSTVLRLIAGLETVSSGTICIGDKEITHEDPARRGVSMVFQSYALFPHLSVRENILFGLKVRRVPKAKQQARLADAARMVGLQDLLDRRPSQLSGGQRQRVALARAIVSRRRVCLMDEPLSNLDAKLRAEMRGEIHRLQKEIGLTMIYVTHDQVEAMTMADQVILLNSGRVEQAGPPYVLYDRPETTFAARFMGSPPMNLLTLNGEQAAAALADLPSDRKKEPFHRHQGMLGVRPEHVFIGDTGLPARIVAADYLGSETIVRIRLDDQVLFARTGKRIPPGPEAQIYISWPREAVCLFDKTGRRLPENVL is encoded by the coding sequence GTGAGCCGCATCGAAATCCGCAACCTGACAAAATCATGGGGCCCTGTCAAAGGGGTGGATCAGGTGTCGTTTGCGATTCCCGAAAAAAGCCTGACCGTGCTGCTGGGGCCTTCGGGCTGCGGTAAGTCAACGGTGCTGCGCCTGATTGCCGGTCTGGAAACCGTATCTTCCGGAACCATCTGCATCGGGGACAAAGAGATCACTCACGAGGACCCTGCTCGCCGGGGGGTGTCCATGGTGTTTCAATCCTATGCCCTGTTTCCCCACCTCAGCGTCCGGGAAAACATCCTGTTCGGGCTGAAGGTGAGGCGGGTGCCCAAAGCCAAACAGCAGGCAAGGCTGGCAGATGCCGCCCGCATGGTGGGGCTCCAGGACCTGCTGGACCGGCGGCCGTCCCAGCTGTCCGGGGGGCAGCGCCAGCGGGTCGCCCTGGCAAGGGCCATCGTGTCCCGCCGCCGGGTGTGCCTGATGGACGAACCCCTGTCCAACCTGGATGCCAAACTCCGGGCCGAAATGCGGGGGGAGATCCACCGGCTCCAGAAGGAGATCGGGCTGACCATGATATATGTCACCCATGACCAGGTAGAGGCCATGACCATGGCGGACCAGGTGATCCTGCTCAACTCCGGCCGGGTGGAGCAGGCCGGCCCGCCATATGTCTTGTATGACCGCCCGGAAACCACGTTTGCGGCCCGTTTCATGGGATCGCCGCCCATGAACCTGCTGACGCTGAACGGTGAACAGGCGGCCGCTGCCCTGGCAGACCTTCCTTCTGACCGGAAGAAGGAACCATTTCACCGCCATCAGGGGATGCTAGGGGTACGGCCGGAACATGTTTTTATCGGTGACACCGGACTGCCAGCCCGGATTGTCGCCGCGGATTACCTGGGATCGGAAACCATTGTCCGCATCCGGCTGGATGACCAGGTCCTGTTTGCCAGAACCGGCAAAAGGATCCCCCCGGGTCCTGAGGCACAGATTTATATCAGCTGGCCCAGGGAAGCGGTCTGTCTGTTTGACAAAACCGGCAGGCGGTTACCGGAAAATGTTTTATAA
- a CDS encoding carbohydrate ABC transporter permease, whose translation MLLPRKNHVHAWLLLMPAAILLIAFTHYPTVTTVVKSLFSKGTAIRPSRFTGLDNYGMMMADPVFWKVLGNNLWFALGTIPTSIALAILMALFVNRALPGRSLVRMAYFTPTILPMIAVANIWLFFYTPDIGLIDQILTGVGLSGHNWLGDPATVLPAVMVMTIWKEAGFFMIFYLAAMQNIPPELKEAARLEGAGRWTYFFRVMFPLLMPTTLFVFINAVLNSFKLVDHLFVLTKGGPDNASNLLLYYIFETAFSYFETHYAAALTVVLLLLLAGMALGQFFILDKRVHYR comes from the coding sequence ATGCTGCTCCCCCGGAAAAATCACGTGCATGCCTGGCTCCTGCTGATGCCGGCGGCCATCCTGCTCATCGCCTTCACCCATTATCCCACGGTGACCACGGTGGTGAAAAGCCTGTTCTCCAAGGGAACGGCCATCCGGCCATCCCGGTTCACGGGCCTGGACAACTACGGGATGATGATGGCAGACCCCGTGTTCTGGAAGGTGCTGGGCAACAACCTGTGGTTCGCACTGGGGACCATTCCCACCTCCATCGCCCTGGCCATTCTCATGGCCCTGTTTGTGAACCGGGCTCTGCCCGGCCGGTCCCTGGTGCGCATGGCCTACTTCACCCCCACCATCCTGCCCATGATCGCCGTGGCCAACATCTGGCTGTTTTTCTATACCCCGGATATCGGCCTCATCGACCAGATCCTCACGGGGGTAGGCCTTTCCGGCCACAACTGGCTGGGGGACCCGGCCACGGTGCTGCCGGCCGTCATGGTCATGACCATCTGGAAGGAAGCCGGGTTTTTCATGATCTTTTACCTGGCCGCCATGCAGAATATCCCGCCGGAACTCAAGGAAGCCGCCCGCCTGGAAGGGGCCGGGCGCTGGACCTATTTTTTCAGGGTGATGTTTCCTTTGCTCATGCCCACCACCCTGTTTGTGTTCATCAATGCGGTGCTCAACTCCTTCAAGCTGGTAGACCATCTGTTCGTCCTCACCAAGGGGGGGCCGGACAATGCCAGCAACCTGCTGCTGTACTATATTTTTGAAACTGCGTTTTCCTATTTTGAAACCCATTATGCCGCAGCCCTGACCGTGGTGCTGCTGTTGCTGCTGGCAGGCATGGCCCTGGGCCAGTTCTTTATCCTGGATAAACGGGTGCATTACCGATGA
- a CDS encoding extracellular solute-binding protein, translated as MRFCRRGDSLPLFINEKCAMWLNSSAYYGGMKKQAKFAFGQAMLPYDPELIDSPQNSIIGGATLWTLKGREAKDYKGVAMFMNYQASPEVQAWWHQETGYVPITKAAWELSKKQGFYKDNPGTDTAIRQLNLNTRTPNSRGVRFENFVQVRDIINDELEAVWNGIKTAADAMDDAVEKGNSLLEKFEKANK; from the coding sequence ATGCGTTTCTGCCGCCGGGGGGATAGCCTGCCCCTGTTCATCAATGAGAAATGCGCCATGTGGCTGAACTCATCCGCTTATTACGGGGGTATGAAAAAACAGGCAAAATTTGCATTCGGCCAGGCCATGCTGCCCTATGATCCGGAACTGATCGATTCTCCCCAGAACTCCATCATCGGCGGTGCCACCCTGTGGACCCTCAAAGGTCGGGAGGCAAAAGACTACAAAGGCGTGGCCATGTTCATGAACTACCAGGCCTCACCCGAAGTCCAGGCCTGGTGGCACCAGGAAACAGGCTATGTGCCCATCACCAAAGCCGCCTGGGAATTGTCAAAGAAACAGGGATTTTACAAGGATAATCCCGGCACGGACACCGCCATCCGGCAGTTGAACCTCAACACCCGCACCCCCAATTCCAGGGGGGTGCGGTTCGAAAATTTTGTCCAGGTCCGTGACATCATCAATGATGAGCTGGAAGCCGTCTGGAACGGCATCAAAACCGCTGCCGATGCCATGGATGATGCCGTGGAAAAAGGCAACAGCCTGCTGGAAAAATTTGAGAAAGCCAACAAATAA
- a CDS encoding TOBE domain-containing protein encodes MELKESLGSDSLYHIQCGSGKQPLIIRSKEYSRLSPGDTVDLGFLWKHCHFFDPDTGLRIVLSLKQ; translated from the coding sequence ATCGAACTGAAAGAAAGCCTGGGGTCGGACAGTCTGTACCATATCCAGTGCGGCTCCGGCAAACAGCCGCTGATCATCCGGAGCAAAGAATACAGCCGCCTGTCTCCGGGAGATACTGTGGACCTGGGATTTTTATGGAAACACTGCCATTTTTTTGATCCGGACACGGGGTTGCGCATCGTGCTTTCTCTTAAACAGTGA
- a CDS encoding radical SAM protein translates to MTLLSVLKTVTCLAKDRVPGQLVIQITNQCNATCPQCGMRKTADIRRTRLEADVIRQLLDAAGEKGVQAVSFTGGEPLLYLDLVMELISHAGRAGIPYIRTGTNGFLFCGSRQPGFRDRIKAMADKLAATPLRNFWISLDSAVPKVHEQMRGLPDVVRGIETAIPIFHDAGIFPSVNLGINRLVGGPSTRDLHRKGFSSDTAYLEAFYQRFHAAFDRFFRQVTRMGFTIANTCYPMSIEDTGSEDGLQAVYAATAGEAVVRFTREEKVALYQALAANVTRHRPYLRIFTPLSALHTLIAQHQALLPSPGPAVETAGCRGGTDYFFIGSDDGHTYPCGYRGREDLGPFPDLDLHALNPVPDCRQCDWECFRDPSELFSPLLDALHRPKRVLKRISHDPRFFSLWQKDLRYYAACGYFNGRKPSALSRLAWFAPTGPKTC, encoded by the coding sequence ATGACGCTTCTTTCTGTTTTGAAGACAGTGACCTGCCTGGCAAAAGACCGGGTACCCGGACAACTGGTCATCCAGATCACCAATCAGTGCAATGCCACATGCCCCCAGTGCGGCATGCGGAAGACCGCGGATATCCGCCGAACCCGTTTGGAAGCCGATGTCATCCGGCAGCTCCTGGATGCGGCCGGGGAAAAAGGGGTTCAGGCGGTTTCATTTACAGGTGGGGAACCCCTGTTGTACCTGGACCTGGTCATGGAATTGATCTCCCATGCCGGCCGGGCCGGCATCCCTTATATCCGCACCGGTACCAACGGGTTTCTGTTCTGCGGCAGCCGACAGCCGGGTTTCAGGGACCGGATCAAGGCCATGGCAGACAAACTGGCGGCAACGCCTTTGAGAAATTTCTGGATCAGTCTGGATTCTGCCGTGCCAAAGGTGCATGAACAGATGCGGGGGCTGCCGGACGTGGTCCGGGGGATAGAGACGGCCATTCCCATTTTTCATGATGCCGGCATATTTCCGTCGGTGAACCTGGGCATCAACCGCCTGGTGGGCGGTCCATCGACCCGGGACCTTCACCGGAAAGGTTTTTCCAGTGACACCGCGTATCTGGAAGCGTTTTACCAGAGGTTTCATGCCGCATTTGACCGGTTTTTCCGGCAGGTGACCCGGATGGGATTCACCATTGCCAACACCTGTTATCCCATGAGCATTGAAGACACTGGTTCGGAAGACGGGCTCCAGGCGGTGTATGCGGCCACGGCCGGGGAGGCCGTGGTGCGGTTCACCCGGGAAGAAAAAGTGGCCCTCTACCAGGCCCTGGCCGCCAATGTGACCCGTCACCGGCCTTATTTGCGCATCTTCACCCCCCTCAGTGCCCTGCATACCCTCATTGCCCAGCATCAGGCATTGCTTCCGTCCCCCGGTCCGGCAGTGGAAACGGCCGGATGCCGAGGCGGCACAGATTATTTTTTCATCGGTTCCGATGACGGCCACACCTACCCCTGCGGGTACCGGGGCCGTGAAGACCTGGGGCCTTTTCCGGATTTGGATCTGCATGCCTTGAACCCGGTGCCGGACTGTCGCCAGTGTGACTGGGAATGCTTCAGGGATCCGTCCGAACTGTTTTCTCCCCTGCTGGATGCCCTGCACCGCCCGAAAAGGGTGCTGAAACGGATCTCTCATGATCCGCGTTTTTTCTCTCTGTGGCAGAAAGACCTGCGGTATTATGCAGCCTGCGGATATTTCAACGGCCGAAAACCGTCGGCATTATCCCGGCTTGCCTGGTTTGCACCCACCGGCCCGAAGACCTGTTAA
- a CDS encoding helix-hairpin-helix domain-containing protein: MDHPKKLIGKQPFGLYDQLCTVSEERHDPCVIDTFISIVHFMESGEPLPWWAFTDERKKTLKMEETK, from the coding sequence ATTGATCATCCGAAAAAGTTGATTGGAAAGCAACCCTTTGGGCTATACGATCAACTTTGCACAGTATCAGAGGAAAGGCATGATCCCTGTGTCATTGACACGTTTATATCTATTGTTCATTTCATGGAAAGCGGTGAACCACTACCATGGTGGGCATTCACAGATGAGAGAAAGAAAACTTTAAAAATGGAAGAAACAAAATGA
- a CDS encoding phage integrase N-terminal SAM-like domain-containing protein, whose protein sequence is MTHERADLKDFFNTQGISPQKTTYYIGWLDQFFQFYNGSIDEVSNGDVIAFNNFLFQKGMAEWQIMQAREAVFLYIEKFLKKKILFSEPDKERSDSGHIQTWTEAKEIFINRMRLRHYAYNTEKTYREWIRRFLLYTRVESPRTATPGHVKRFLTYLAVERKVSSSTQNQALNALLFLYREVLGIEFGDFRNTIRAKQSKHIPVVLSKEEIKILFRHLSGIHLLMLKLIYAGGIRLTECVRLRVKDLDFDNQALIIRSGKGDKDRTTLFPEFLHPPLKPT, encoded by the coding sequence GTGACGCACGAAAGAGCCGACCTGAAAGATTTTTTTAATACCCAGGGAATCAGTCCGCAGAAAACAACCTATTACATTGGATGGCTGGATCAATTTTTCCAATTTTACAACGGCAGCATAGATGAGGTTTCGAATGGAGATGTAATCGCTTTCAATAATTTTCTGTTTCAGAAAGGAATGGCAGAATGGCAGATCATGCAGGCCCGGGAAGCGGTATTCCTGTATATTGAAAAATTTCTGAAAAAAAAGATACTGTTTTCAGAACCGGACAAAGAGCGTTCCGATTCGGGACATATCCAGACATGGACGGAAGCCAAAGAGATTTTCATAAACCGCATGAGGCTGCGCCACTATGCCTATAATACCGAAAAAACCTATCGGGAATGGATCAGACGATTCCTGCTGTATACCCGCGTAGAATCTCCTCGCACGGCAACGCCCGGGCATGTAAAACGATTTCTCACCTATCTGGCTGTGGAAAGAAAAGTGTCTTCGTCTACCCAGAATCAGGCGCTCAACGCATTGCTTTTCTTGTATCGTGAGGTATTGGGAATAGAATTTGGCGATTTCAGAAACACGATCCGGGCAAAACAAAGCAAACATATACCTGTGGTGCTTTCCAAGGAGGAAATAAAAATACTGTTCCGTCATCTTTCCGGCATACACCTGCTGATGCTGAAACTGATCTACGCCGGCGGCATCCGCCTGACGGAATGTGTCCGATTACGGGTCAAGGATCTTGATTTTGACAATCAGGCCCTGATCATTCGATCAGGGAAAGGCGACAAAGACAGAACCACCCTTTTTCCGGAATTTCTTCATCCCCCCTTGAAGCCCACTTGA